The Lycium barbarum isolate Lr01 chromosome 9, ASM1917538v2, whole genome shotgun sequence genome has a segment encoding these proteins:
- the LOC132612163 gene encoding uncharacterized protein LOC132612163 — MLLKRSKNGSTRCKIWNLTYIGNDDEDLRPQFHKAQAEHTRWLKCEQSIPKQKANIRWLDDGDSNTKYFYAVINEKRKRAYIQRIQLESGLWISGEEDIANEAVKYFSDIFKEDHDLELQHLDCINQRVTQEDNIMLDAIPDEEEIKTAVFYLNPDSSPGPDGFGGAFYQSCWNIIKSDLIEFIQQFFGGTGLTRFYTSSCLILLPKVESPSSFNDMRPISLSNRSNKIISKIMSSRLNTLLPKFFLKINLVFSREDLSLKMGLKQGDPLSPSFFILGAEVLSIMLNQLPHINQYRGFSMPHNGPQITHLTYSDDVIIFSTGGKKSLMLVMHQLQNYQKCSGQKININKSCFLVDSKASTLVIHRIKQVTGYRHSSFPITYLGCPLYIGRQTISLFSDMVSKLVKRTTGWQGKLLSVGSRATLIKHVLQSQPIYLLSALEPPKDVLLQLESYMCNCFWETKDGSNKYHWSSWDNMCYPKEEVVWALEELLMLAKV; from the exons ATGCTTTTGAAAAGGTCAAAGAATGGGAGCACAAGATGCAAGATCTGGAATCTGACTTATATTGGCAATGATGATGAAGATTTGAGACCTCAATTTCACAAAGCTCAGGCTGAGCATACTAGATGGCTTAAATGTGAACAATCTATTCCCAAACAAAAGGCTAATATTAGATGGCTTGATGACGGAGACTCAAATACCAAATATTTTTATGCCGTTATTAATGAAAAGAGAAAAAGAGCTTATATACAAAGAATTCAACTTGAAAGTGGTCTTTGGATTTCTGGTGAAGAAGACATTGCTAATGAAGCAGTGAAATATTTCTCTGATATATTCAAGGAGGACCATGATCTTGAACTACAACACTTAGATTGCATTAACCAGAGGGTTACCCAGGAAGACAATATTATGCTTGATGCTATACCGGATGAAGAGGAAATAAAGACAGCAGTTTTTTATCTTAACCCTGATAGTTCTCCTGGACCTGATGGTTTTGGAGGGGCCTTTTACCAAAGTTGCTGGAATATCATCAAATCAGATCTGATTGAGTTCATTCAGCAATTCTTTGGTGGTACAGGTTTGACTAGATTTTACACTAGTTCTTGTCTTATTCTCCTGCCCAAGGTTGAAAGTCCTAGTTCTTTCAATGATATGAGGCCTATTAGCCTTAGTAATCGTTCCAATAAAATTATTTCCAAAATTATGAGTTCAAGATTAAATACTTTGCTTCCTAAATTTTTTCTGAAAATCAATCTGGTTTTCTCAAGGGAAGACCTATCACTGAAAAT GGGTCTCAAACAAGGAGATCCATTATCTCCTTCTTTTTTTATTCTTGGAGCTGAGGTATTATCTATTATGCTTAACCAACTACCTCACATTAACCAATACAGGGGATTTAGTATGCCTCATAATGGTCCACAAATTACTCACTTAACTTATTCAGATGATGTGATTATATTTTCAACTGGAGGCAAGAAATCATTGATGCTTGTTATGCATCAACTTCAAAACTACCAGAAATGCTCAGGTCAAAAGATTAACATTAACAAAAGTTGCTTTCTGGTGGACTCCAAAGCTTCCACTTTAGTCATCCATAGGATCAAACAGGTAACAGGTTACAGGCACTCTAGCTTCCCCATTACTTATCTTGGTTGCCCTTTGTATATTGGTAGGCAAACAATTTCCCTTTTCAGTGATATGGTTTCTAAACTAGTTAAGAGAACTACTGGTTGGCAAGGTAAACTTCTTTCTGTAGGGAGTAGGGCTACTTTGATTAAGCATGTGTTACAATCTCAACCTATTTATTTGTTATCTGCTCTAGAACCTCCCAAAGATGTTCTGTTACAATTAGAAAGTTATATGTGTAATTGTTTTTGGGAGACTAAGGATGGTAGTAATAAATATCACTGGAGTTCTTG